A single window of Bordetella genomosp. 11 DNA harbors:
- a CDS encoding Bug family tripartite tricarboxylate transporter substrate binding protein, which yields MFRVTSLVLASLALVAMPGAGNAQPAWPQKPITIIVPFPAGGGTDLVIRSLQPALSSKLAQTIIINNLGGAGGTIGSAQAARAQPDGYTALAVTTSTHAVSPSLYKNLPYDPARDFSYVGFIGTSPYVLVANPALKARSVAELAQVLKARGQSTFASVGVGTVSHLLGEIFRRDQGVQMTHVPYRGAAPAYTDLIGGQVDIMFDNPVGLAPFVRGGKLVAVATTGATPILPGVPTFAQQGLPAYTQQLWYGLAFPKGTPADIVTRMNAALDAVLRDPAVAADLASKGVDVRPDTPEALARAVAHDTPYWGDIARSVGAQLD from the coding sequence ATGTTCCGAGTGACTTCGTTAGTGCTGGCCTCATTGGCGCTGGTTGCCATGCCGGGCGCCGGTAATGCACAGCCGGCCTGGCCTCAAAAACCGATCACCATCATTGTTCCTTTCCCGGCCGGCGGGGGAACCGATCTGGTCATACGCTCGCTGCAACCGGCATTGAGCAGCAAACTGGCCCAGACCATCATCATCAACAACCTGGGCGGCGCCGGCGGCACCATCGGCTCTGCCCAGGCGGCGCGCGCACAGCCCGATGGCTACACGGCGCTGGCGGTGACCACCAGTACGCACGCGGTCAGTCCCAGCCTGTACAAGAACCTTCCTTACGATCCGGCGCGGGACTTTTCCTATGTCGGGTTCATCGGGACGTCGCCGTACGTGCTGGTCGCCAATCCGGCCTTGAAGGCGCGCTCCGTGGCCGAGCTTGCCCAAGTGCTGAAGGCGCGCGGCCAAAGTACCTTTGCGTCGGTGGGCGTCGGCACCGTGTCGCACCTGCTGGGCGAAATCTTCCGCCGCGATCAGGGCGTGCAGATGACGCACGTCCCCTATCGAGGGGCCGCGCCGGCCTATACGGACCTGATCGGTGGGCAGGTGGACATCATGTTCGACAATCCCGTCGGCCTGGCGCCATTTGTCCGCGGTGGCAAGCTGGTCGCCGTGGCGACGACCGGGGCGACGCCGATATTGCCCGGCGTCCCGACCTTCGCGCAGCAGGGTTTGCCGGCCTATACGCAACAGCTCTGGTACGGCCTGGCGTTTCCCAAAGGCACGCCGGCGGACATCGTCACGCGCATGAACGCCGCGCTCGATGCCGTCCTGCGGGACCCCGCCGTCGCCGCGGACCTGGCATCCAAGGGGGTGGACGTCCGCCCCGACACGCCAGAGGCACTGGCGCGGGCCGTCGCCCATGACACACCGTACTGGGGCGATATCGCCCGTTCCGTGGGGGCACAGCTTGATTGA
- a CDS encoding AraC family transcriptional regulator, whose product MSCNIPLSSKLDLIARDGYALAASRQPRYAFCWHAHDCAMLLWPRKGALDSAWEIGGARQHGRFTRGRALLLPAYVAHSTRSDSATQQHGELYLAPELLRDCEARGALQVDGAAQAMLDALWAPALASRAQPGLVRALVEQLADSRPAGPMPESPLILAQRWLNLLDLALREGRPLPAVAESAAWLGVSIRTLQRACLHTYGHAPVTLRRICVARAARRKISMGESPARVSAELGFANSGHLGRLLKAIPASHAYSINGMATVARSARNSGNKRR is encoded by the coding sequence ATGTCCTGCAATATCCCTCTTTCCTCCAAACTGGACCTGATCGCCCGCGACGGCTACGCGCTGGCGGCCAGCCGCCAGCCGCGCTATGCCTTTTGCTGGCATGCGCACGACTGCGCCATGTTGCTCTGGCCGCGCAAAGGCGCACTGGACAGCGCGTGGGAGATCGGCGGCGCGCGACAGCATGGCCGCTTCACCCGGGGCCGGGCTTTGCTATTGCCGGCCTACGTGGCGCACAGCACGCGCTCGGATAGCGCCACACAGCAGCACGGAGAACTGTATTTGGCGCCCGAGTTATTGCGGGACTGCGAAGCACGGGGAGCATTGCAGGTGGATGGCGCCGCCCAGGCCATGCTGGATGCCCTATGGGCGCCCGCCCTGGCTTCCCGGGCGCAGCCGGGCCTGGTCCGTGCGCTGGTCGAACAACTGGCCGATAGCCGTCCGGCGGGCCCGATGCCGGAATCCCCTCTGATCTTGGCGCAGCGGTGGCTGAATCTGCTGGATCTGGCTCTGCGTGAAGGCCGGCCGCTGCCCGCCGTGGCCGAATCGGCCGCTTGGCTCGGCGTATCGATACGGACATTGCAGCGGGCCTGCTTGCACACTTATGGGCATGCGCCCGTCACCCTGCGGCGCATATGCGTTGCGCGCGCGGCCAGGCGCAAGATTTCCATGGGTGAATCGCCCGCTCGTGTAAGCGCCGAATTGGGATTCGCCAACAGCGGCCATCTGGGGCGGCTGCTGAAGGCTATCCCGGCATCCCATGCATATTCGATCAACGGGATGGCGACCGTTGCCCGCTCCGCCCGGAACTCCGGTAACAAAAGAAGATAA